GATTAATCCACTAACAGCACTCATAAATAAGTCTCTCCAACAAGGGGCCTTCCCAACACAGCTGTAAACTGCCAAGGTATACCCTAAATATAAAAGTAGACCAACCACGGATGCTAAAAGTTACAGACCAATTTCACTTATACCAACCTTTTCTAAGATCTTTGAAAAAATCGTCCTTAACAGACTAATATCTCATCTGGACCAAAATCTGCTGCTCACCAGCCAGCAACATGGCTTCCTTAAAGGAAGATCCACCTCCACTGCCTTAATACAGCTTACCGAGTAGATAATAGAACAATTAGAAGATGGCTCCTCAGTCACAAGTCTGTTCTTGGACtttagcaaggcttttgactgcctcAATTACAAGACACTTCTTAGAAAATTGGGAGCTCTGGGTATTGAGGGAAAGCCTAAACAATAGTTCCACAGTTACCTAAATGGCAGACAGCAATTAGTTGAGATTCAGCATGTAGAAAAAAACACTTGCCATAAAATACATTCCGAAACTGTCCCTATACGGAGAGGAGtaccacagggatcagtcctgtTCCTCCTCCTCAAAAATGACCTACCAGACCAGCTACAAGAATATTGCCAAACCacaatgtatgcagacgacactgtCATCACACTAACAGATAAATCAATAGAAACTCTAAACCGAAACCTCAATATAACCTTCAACAAGACTAAACAATACTGCACAGTAAACAAACTGGCTCTAAATGAAAAGAAAACTGTCCAGCTGAACTACTCCACTAAAAATAAAGACACAAACATATTAATTCCTGGGATAGAGGCACAAAATAGTACCAAATATCTCGGCATTATCATGGATTCAAAACTGACATGGAAACAGCATATTGATCAACTCTGTTTTCGAAATGTCCTTcgaaatttatcaaagttttgtatgTCTGATGTCTTAATGACggcttactatggattaatatttccGTATCTGTCGTACGGAAGTTCTCTGTGGGGGAGTTGTGtcatatcaaacttggaaagagtattcagactgcaaaaaaaagctgtttgaatcatcgcaaaattgaacaacagagagtcatgtcgaagtgccttcagggagctcaacttgctaactctacccagcttgtatattttagagacttcattttactgtcgatttcagtgtatattgaagcagggcagtgatatacacaaatacgagacaagagctcgggggcgctttcgagcccgacagcatagaacagcagcatttgaacgcctcccttctcaagctgggatcaaattcattaacaatctTCTTGAAATACTAAActtagaaacaaatccaaaaatattttaaacccaattaaaacactacctggtgtcttgtgctttttactcagttggcgagttcatggagtacacttgggattgatattcgcggcggtgttgcaatcctgggggttgaccccacgaattatgaattttgtttttttttgtatgtgtatgaatgtgagCCTGtgtgcaactgtatggaaagttgagtgaatggatttagtttttaagataaatactttaaaaaaattggtattattgactattgcaatacaatgtaatatatattgtcaacgcaataaaatatattctattctattctactcTGCAAGAAGCTATGCTCTGGTATTTATGTCATGAAGCAAGTTAGTGGTTTAGACACCGCAAAAACAGCTTACCATGCCCTGGTCGAGTCACACCTCAGGTATGGTTTAGTGGTCTGGGGAAGTACATCCAACAACTATCTACAAAGAGTCCTTACCCACCAAAAAGAGAGCTATAAGATGTTTAGCAGACCTCAAATATCAAGAAAGCTGCCGTGATGCATTTAAGGAGCTAAAAATCCTCACACTGACATCACTCTACATCCGTGAGGCAATTCTTCATGCCATCTCCACAAATCAAACAAGAAACAGAGACATTCACCATCACAATACACGGAACGCCTCAAGCTTTGCAATACCACCCCACCAtctacgagggggtacccaaaaaaaaccggaattgtattgctggcagccggcagcgtgtagtacacattcctgccgctaggcgtgtgtcgcgcaacccattgcgagctcagtgaccccagttccgttgtcctagtgcattctgttcattcgtagtgactgttttcgctaaccctgttttgttcttgtttcgtttttgtcatggcaagtttaagtgaacaacgtgcagctatgaaattttgtttttttacttggtaaaaatgctgcagaaactattttaatgttgaatacagcttacaaagatgatgctatggggaaaactcaggtctacgaatGGTTCGCTCgttttaaaaatggcgacatgtcgattgaagacaaacctcgttctggacgtccatcaacctctcgaacggacgaaaatgttgagaaaattcgtgaacttgtgctcaccgaccgtcgacagacaattgaggaactatcagagagtagtgggttaacttggagcttggttcagcgaattttaacaggagatttaggactgaaaagggttgctgccaaatttgttccccgacttctgactgaccatcaaaagacacatcgagttgaaacttgctgCCTTATGAAAGAACATCttgaaaatgatcccgattttctggaaaaggtaattactggtgatgagtcatggtgctatggttatgacccagaaacgaagcaacagtcaagccaatagaagtcgccatcttcacctcgtccaaaaaaaatgtcggcaagtcaaatcaaacatcaaaacgatgttgatttgcttttttgatgctaaaggcattgttcattctgagtgttcctccaggtcagactctcaaccaaacattttacgtatttggagattttaagaagattgcacaacagtgttcgccagaaaagacccgatttgtggcagactggagactggttcttccaccacgacaacgcaccggcacacacagccatctcagttgggcagtttttagccaaaaacggcatggttccgctgccccacgcaccttactcgcctgacctcgctccatgtgacttttttttatttccacacatgaaaagaggcttgaaaggtcaacgatttgacagcgttgaagaggttaagaaaaaaaaaagctcgagcttgcagccatttctaaagatgactacaaaaaatgttttgatcaatggaaataccgttgggacaagtgtattagttgtaatggagattattttgaaggagataaggtcgtattataaaaaatttgataatatataatttttataaaataattccggtttttttttttgggtaccccctcgtaagTCTCTTTGAAAAGAAGCCATCCTATAAAGGGGCCCTATATTTCAACAACCTACCAGAACAACTCAGAAATGAACCAACTCACAGCTTCAAGAACCAATTAACAACATGGCTGCAAGAAAGACCATTCTACTCAGAAAGAGAATTCCTCAACAACCAGCTTTAACAACACATCAAATCctcaaattttagttattattctgACGCATATACTGTTcttaatgaatatgtaaataaagattattgtatattgtctaattaattgttttgagCCATTTTCGCACCACATGGAGAAGTTGTGAGGTATGATCTTAATCATAATGATATTCTCATCATTATGGGAGGAATAAACAATACTTGGGCATtacaaacacagtttttttttagtaaaagtcCAATCAGTCATATAGTTCTAGTCTTTTCAGCTGTTGTTTAACTCATAGGAACATGTGTTGATGGTTTCACAAAGTTAAGAAGTGGTTATTCATTTAGTTACCTACTAGTTTTACAATATGGAGCTCATGAACGTATTTACGATTTTAATGATGCGAGGCTATGTAGATCGGATTAGATCTTATGAGGTGAGAAACCACTTTTCCATATTGCAACCTTATTTCAAGAAGAGACAGGCTGAGTCAAGGACCTTCTCATAACAGGAAGATCGAAGTCAGCTACTAGTAATTATATGTCAATGgatattttcaatgtgttttagAGAATCCCAATGTctattttgtttcaaaagttttaaattcttcCCAAATGACAGTAAGCAAAGTTTTGCGCAGTAACGAATTTAACCCATGATTTTGGCTTCTGTGCGGTGATATTACTTGGGTTCATTTGCTTCAGTCTGGACATGCCGTTCATCCACGATGATTTATATCTTTGAGAGGCAGTCCATTGAATGTTTTAGGGcttttttacacctgaagaagagggttgATATTAATCctcaaaatataacattgtactttattgtaacatataacgatggcaaatgtccggaatccTTTCAATTGTTTtctcctttttatttatttttaattgcttgtTGAGCGATGGATATGGGACTCCCACTCAGGCACAAATCTTTAATAGTGTTATTggatgtgtattatttattttaatttctgtgtttttatatttgtaagaaagatattgaattgtattgtttttttagaGATTTGAGAAATACTTGTATAGACATTTCTATACttataacagaaattaaaattattactattattactgaCTTTCATCTCTATGGATGCAAGtccaatttcttaaaatattacagtgCTTCTCACCATTAGTAATtgcttgttaaaaatattatgagaaaCTAAATCCCAAGGCTCATTTTAGCAAGATATAAGCATTTAGACGTAgccaatattgtaataaaatatattttaattgcttgataatataataatgtgCACAATAAATACTAGTaggaatattatttcaattaactaaGAATTAAGTCAGCCTAGCTGGCAGGAATCTCTCACTTTATAGTACTAAAATCTATCCTCGCTTCGTTATTTACGTAATTAGTTTTCTTGAAATAGCCAGAGGCCATAGTTAGACCACTGTTCTAGACTATTTGCTGTTTTAGAATCTAGTATAAGGCAAGATCCCAATTTGCGTCTTCAGTTGTACTTTGTCAGGCCCTTCAGAATAATTCATTCCTGTATTCTCCATATTTCCAGCTGTTTGTGCATGTCATTTATCTAGTAGTCAGCTTTTGTATTTGTTCGTTCTAATTAATGAGGGGTTTAATCTACAAGGTGGTGGTTTGGAGTTTCTGAGATATTTCCAGAACTCAAAATTTTGATGATTGTGGGTGGCTGTTGAAACTGATCTTCATTTTTTGGTATAATTTCTGAATCATTCAAGACTGTGGGTCTTGTTGAATGCATCGTCAGAAGTGACAATTAGAAACCTGTGAAGGTGCGAGGGACAGTTGAAGGTATCAAACATCGTCTACAGCCATGAGGAGTCAGAGAGTGAGAGTGATTTTTTGAGATTTTCAAAGGTTACTATAGAAAAGTTAACGTTACGATGTATCAAGTCTAGAATGTTGTACAGCTGAATTTGCCAATTTAAATCAGAGCTTCTGATTGTGGTCTCCTCATACAATtgaactgaaaatgttttaatcccAAGTTCAGATATTTTTAACAGCCCATAAGATAGCAATGGagaggtttaaatataatttttcagccTCAATTGTACTTTAGTTTCTGTTATGAGGTCTTTTGTTAGTAGCCTACTACCAGGAGTGTTTCCTATacgtaaaagaaaaaataagCACTATAGCATCGGAGACTGAGTTCGCAACACGAGGTTTTACTGGTCGTCTAATTCTTTACAACATCTTGTATTTTACTGCAAACAAACATATTCATTCaagatgtttaaatttaatgtattccTCTTTGTTTTAGGTTTGACATGGATCAGCAATTTTCCTTACGCTGGAACAATTATGTCAGTCAGCTCACCGACGCCTTCGGTTCTCTCCGATATGAGGAAGACCTGGTGGACGTGACACTGAGTTGTGAAGGAGGAAGGTTGAAAGCACACAAAATGCTACTCTCAGCATGTAGTTCATATTTTCGtgatatttttaaggtaaatatatGGATGAGGATTTAGAATACATATGTATAATCTTTAGTGTTTCTTGTATGTTTAACTATTTTGAGATGTATGCTAAAAACACATGTCTAACTtgctttattattgtttagttatatgttcttaatttttaaatattgttgtttgagtctaaaataaaaatttataatgatacAAATATAGGCGCTGTTTATTGTGCAATTGTGCAGGATAAGACTGATTCATATCATTTTACTTACCGATTTACTGAGTTCACTGAGAGGTCATCATCACTAAGAACTGATGATATATCACTATTCCAACAGAATCGTCATCACAACCAGTAATTTCTGTTATAACTAAACCAAACTTGGTAATGGTCCACACATGAGTTCTTAAGTATAAAACATCATTCCAGCCACGTACTTACCTCATCTTACATTTGAACACATTGAAAGTTTATTTCTAATGTGCTCTGAAAGTATGTTAAAAATTTAggaccaataataaaaaattgaatttttgtaaaataaaaattgtggaaTAAAGTATTCATAGCGCTGTGTTGGTAATTGTTTGTTCtctatattttttccaaattggatgcatatattttccaaacatcacagaaaTTAAAGTTATTAGGTACACACAATGTTGACACATTGAAAGAAactaaggtattaaaaatattgggTAGTGAATCGTTACTGAATTTCTTGCATATCGTTAGCGATAAAATTTGATAGACCACTGCAGTTTCTTGGCATTTCCTGCAAATACAGCTGATGGCGATAAACCTTTCTACTCCACATAGGGGTTAAGTACAgtattaaagttgtttatttggtttgaaaatagactagagaaATGGAAATTTTTGTCCAGGAAAACTGGGAAAACTAGGAATTTGAAGAGGTTTTGAGTAGCCACTTTGTAGAGCTGCCAGaactttaaccccccccccccaggctTTGAAAGTATGGAGTCTGTTcacctaaaaatgttttaaaatataaggtccaaaacaatattttaatgtaattctgAGGTGTAGGGGAATGTTTTCTGCATAtacaaaaactgttaatttttttgaGAGAGATACTGGAACACTGTTCCAATGGATTCAGCCTCAACATGAACtctgtatataaatgtttatttgtattgtacattaaaaaatatttatattataaacgcCTAACAGAAGGGGTTTGGTTTCAGGAGAATCCGTGTCAGCACCCTGTAATTGTTTTCCGCAATGTTAAGTTAAGAGATCTACAAGCGATCTTGGACTTTGTTTATAAAGGAGAAGTAAATGTTCTGCAGGAACACCTCGAATCATTCTTAGGGACTGCAGAATTATTGGAAATCAAAGGCTTGACTGAAGGCAATGGAAAAGAAATCACGTTAGAAGAGAAAGAAGAAGAATGTAGTGGTGTTACATCAAAGGTAAGTGTAGATTACAGtactttagtatttattattattattattgtttattatttctgtGAAATATCTAGatcttattgaaattattatttgaagatttagtttgaatgttgagtttagatccatTTTACATTGCGGTTAGTGTAGTGTttgaagatgaaatggagctaaactcaacattcacattaaaacaacccttctcaccataacTACGTTATATGTTTTCCATTTTACAATAAGCGGATATATGgtcttttttccaaattgtaaataaaacacatagATACATTTTGGAATCTTTTGTATTCGCTCAccgtttttttttaagaatgctGTTGTCATATGgtggaaaacaataataaaacactgacAGGATATTAGATTTACAAGTTGCAACCTAGCCGTCTCAGGCAATACTTAATCCAGCTGACGGTGTTCTTTCCAAATCTAAAATAGTGTAACTTTGCCAGTAGCGTATTATGGTCGATAGAGTCGAACGCCTAAGTGTGGTCAAACATAAACACTATGCTACACAGGCCTTTGTCTCTCACATCAAATAAATTACTGACCATATTAGTCAGAGCAGTACATGTGATGTGGTTCCCTCTGAACCCTGATTGGGGTTTTGGTAAATTCATTCAGTACCCATGTAATTCATTATCTGCTGAACAGCCACTTACTCTcttgttattttagaaataactgGCAGTGATTGGAATTGGTAGTGGGTGGACTATACTGATTTTAAACTGTGGAAATTTTCCGTATTTAAAGGTTTCATTTATCAAATGAGTTAAAGCTTCTATAACATATGGACTTAATGCTTTGATCATGTCAATTAATATGTCATCTCTGTCAACTGCTTTAGATGTGATCTTATTCATAGCAGAATTTACTTCGTCCTTACTAACTtctgtaaaagtaaaatgtttattgacattATCTCTTTCGTTTTGGAAATAACATAAGAGAATCTCTTCATCAGTGTTGTACATTGCTCATATtctagcaaaatatttatttattttattaatttgtaatatctcCTCATTCAATCTATTTTTTCGCCCACTACACAACTTCGTTTTAAACAATTCCCAAATTTAATTGAATCTTGACATCCAGTCAATTGTAATATCAAAATAGGTTTTCTTGGCTTTTCTTATTTGTTAATTCTGcccatttcttaaattttttaaaaacttcacttTTTCTGCAGTGTTGTCTTCCAAAATATTCTCAgttgtttttctgtttttatttttgtcaaaaaatcaTAAGTATGTTCTTTTTATATcgcttttatattatattatgtaattaatacttcagtgttttaaattttatttgtccTTTTTGTATTCTATCAATCAATGCATGTTACATCAAAGATAATCTTTTCTATATCAAAATTATTGTAGTCTCTGTATCTGTTATATTTATTGGAGATTCTGCttgatgtataattttaaatgcaataaacagATAATTTATCTGCACTCCTCTGCAATCCTTTATGCTAGACGCATCATTAGCACCATTGCAAAGTAGTTTGGTAGTCTTTTCGTTTTTATGAGATCTATAAAACGCAATAAGTAACGCCATGATATAATTTTCAAGATGAAACATAGGAAGAGATTCACAATTAATGAACTCCTGTACAGTAATACCaggaatatttgtatataactcATTACGTAGAATGTTAAACTCTAGCAATACATCCTTGGTGCTCTATGCATTCTGACAGAGTATAACCAAATCGCAATTTCTTCTGTAATCAATGCATTGCCAGAGCAAAGCACCCGAGGAAATACACCCTCCTATTTCTTTAACAGACTACAGATAGATAATTATGAGTTTAAAGAAACCTTCATGAGTGTGCTAGTCTCAGGCACTTTAACTGGTTTTCTTGACTACTGTCACGAAGTACTGGCTCCGAGGGATGGGTGTATGTGTGAAACGTGAAGCACCAGTAAAAACCAGTAAAAAATAGTGAAAAGAAATGTCACTGTCTTTTGTGCATCATGAAATAgacataatttattctgtatagcTATGAACAGAACGTGTTATTCAGGTGATATGTCCAGTATAGAATTGTTGAACaaaggatgtttttttttaaacatgaacaGCAGAGTGCAGTATTTCCACATCACACCTTTAGAGAGTTCTTGCTCCTTTTAAACGTCTACTAGTTACGGATACACTCTGCCTTACATAGTTGTGTATAATTGGGAAGTTATGCACGGATTTTATGAGCAGCACATGatccaatattttatatatatatatatatatatatatatatatatatatatatatatatcgatggATACCATAGATACTGAGCTACTACAGTGGCTCATGGCGGTGAAGATATGGCGTTCTTCAAGCCACTATAATAGCTTTGtacattattagatataaaaatataagtagcgAACAGCAGGTGCTGGCACTTCATGCACCTTTTGACCATCAAAAGTTTTGACACCATGGTACTAAAAAGAtcttaatgtttgaattttgttatCCAGAATGGTCAGAGAATAGTGAGAGAAAGAGTTCAGCTCGACACAAGAACTGCCTCTCAGTTATCACCCAAACGTGCCTCCGCTCGGTCAAAGAGTCCACCAGTCAAGAAGCGGAGAATGTTGAGCAGCCGAACCAAGCCTTCTGAAAGAAATCAAAGTGAAGTTGAAGAGGAAACAGATGAGGCTCCCATTGATGTGAAGATTGAGGAAGAGGAGTTAGCCGAAGAACTAAGTTTTGAAGAAGATGAGGAAAACTTGAAGATGCCTCTCAGCCCTACTTCTGATCCACTACATGTACCTGATGATTCTCAGTCATCCTTTGTGAACTTGGAGTCATCTTCAACAAAAGCTACCTCAAgtaagttttcttaaaatcatacttttagtactaatacattattatctttttgtttgtttaaagttagttattgaCAATGCAAGGTTTGACAGgattacggacatttgccatcgttatggttacaaaaggtataacacaacgttttaaggattggaatctatcctcttcgtcaggtgggggaagtattagtaaaaaaaatagagaacagaaagaagtatAAGGGTCATTTTCAAATTGAGAGCAAATATCATTCCCAGGctaataacattttagtaaatgaacaaatagaaattataataggTTAAAGATTAACAAAAGTATGCTAAGTAGTTAAATAgacccatttaaaaataaaatgatagttATTGTCCAATAAATGTTATAACTCTCATTTTGTCCCCTCACTGACTGTCACCAACAGTTACCATGAGAATGTGTCTACAAATCtacaatataaatctatattctTCAATTGTAATACAAGGAGTAAGTCATCTTCCAATTATAATCTCTTTGACCATAACCTGTGAATAAATCAATATGATTTCTAAATAAAggatattttgtcttttttttgcATGTCCCCAGAACTATCTCTTAAGACAACAACCTTTTTTCCAAATGCCACAAAAACACGAATTCAGTTCCAGCGTTCCCTGTCTTGTGTGTTATGAGTTGTGGATATTCGGCGTTACAGGTTAATATTGTTCTTGTTCAACAAATTCGTAAAATCTTCTTTTAAAACCCACTCtaggtaattatttatttgcgtatattaacccttttaaccccgacgtccgtactatacggacgtcgtaaaaatggcgtcaactcccgacgtccgtatagtgcggacgtgtactttttattactttactggccacctatttcaccaaatgctttgaaatttcacagacttgtgcacaaagatattttgcatcgaaatatattagtttgtaatggtttgacttcgtattttgtcagtctgtgactgagcaattgcagttcgtctcgactgactgctcacgcttgttgcagacagctgtatatcacgtatATCAGCtgttcttcacagttttaggttaaagcagtgtaaagtacggcagttaaagtttagtttattatttgtttgatttcaaaatgagtaaaagacatcgttcaaagtctcccgtaagtgaaaatacactaattagtaacctagttgcaaatggtgtggatgtgattagtgacgacgatttgagtgatggatatcttaaaaatttacattttgtagtgatgtacatattgttttaaactttttttaaatttatattatgaacagttttagttattttgtcagaaataactttggttttatgtttattttaagtacagtgaattttaaatatcttgttaCGTTGCCTTGCCcaaaaatggcaaaaagaaaaatttacacggctttacaaaaattgatgttactccacttgtaaatcaggtaggcctataatttttgtttccttttattaagaattaaatatatcataaagtaaattggtatttttgtgtcaaatatttttttatctatatggtttctatgatcaaacttgaaattttttcatttttatttattttttatatattcatatgtatgtaaaaaaaattactttcaaaataataattttatttgtatatttctgtaagctaaatgtataaagaagtaaaacaaaaaaagaattacctaaatatcttaaaaaataactgagttatgaattttttacaaaacccttacatttagTCTGCAAaaggcttgggatttctggcacatcgcttgatttaatggccggggttaaaagggttaattagATGTCTACTCGCGACGGTAATGTAACAACGTATTTCTTGAACAAGTGCGTTGTTGAATTAGCGGAAATCCTCGATAGAATGTCTCCTCGCGGACTGTCTCCTAGCAGACGTTACCGTAGAGACAGTCTCTTCATGGACGTCCGCGAATGTACCTGCAGACGTCGGCGCTGAGACATTTTCCATCGGCGAGTAGACTTTTCATaaccttaattaaaattttaagaataatttatgtttttaataagttttcttCTTATGGTAATAACCCTTACAGCCTCATGCGACTATCATAGCAGCCAGCAGAGGCAGTTTCCTCCTCCCCAGCAATACTCATGGTATCTAGAGGATTATTTTACAATACCTCACTAACTTTGTTAACCCTTACAACCCCATATGTCTTTCACAGCAACCAGCAGTAGGAGTTCCCTGCTTCCCAGCTATATAGTTTTTGTAAGTgctattttaattactatttttctttctttatagtttcattaaaaatgggaaataagaaaaataaaagctCTGCAGAAGACGCAAAAAAAGAAAGAACTCGAGAAAGGGAACTTGCCAATGCAAAAAATCGCAGATACAAAGCAAATTTGTCTGAAGAAAAGTTAGAAAAAAAACGGCAAAGAGATAGAGAACGGTACCATCGCttaaaacaggaaaaaaaaataaagttggttGGTGAAATGACAGAAAAAGAGAAGAAACAGAACAGAAAAGTTTGGAGAAAACGAAAGGCTGCGCTTAGAAAGAAGAATAAAGAAGATGAAGAGTTATTAAGAAACACTCCACCCAACAGTGACACTGAAGACTTAGCATTTACCGAGAGATTCTCGTCAAAAGCAAGTTGATCCAAACAAGTTCTTCCTCAAATAGAtcattttgtttgtgttttgcaCATGGTCAATAAACTTAACTTTAGAGTCTCATCTTAAGTTTGggttaggtttttaatttttataattcacaaatattgtgaaattttcttgtctttataaatttatatttattaaacgaaattatttaaatcaatgaGTGGAAACGTATTACatcttcaatttttttatttagggaTCAGTGCCTCACTGTTACATATTGTTATACTTTTATGATAATGCAAAAAAGGAGTTAAACACGATTCAAGGAACAGCTGttagtaatacttttaataaaacccAACACATTGTCAGTGATTGTAGAcgattgtaaattgtaaattctttattgaacatattcttagagaacagtacaatttaaaaattcatttatcgtgtaaaatggatggtcttgaagccagagttttagtttgtgtccaaactgcagcCGGTCTCTCCTCTTCAG
This genomic stretch from Homalodisca vitripennis isolate AUS2020 chromosome 6, UT_GWSS_2.1, whole genome shotgun sequence harbors:
- the LOC124364586 gene encoding longitudinals lacking protein, isoforms H/M/V-like isoform X8; its protein translation is MIRLERNLGFWNVFVWFDMDQQFSLRWNNYVSQLTDAFGSLRYEEDLVDVTLSCEGGRLKAHKMLLSACSSYFRDIFKENPCQHPVIVFRNVKLRDLQAILDFVYKGEVNVLQEHLESFLGTAELLEIKGLTEGNGKEITLEEKEEECSGVTSKNGQRIVRERVQLDTRTASQLSPKRASARSKSPPVKKRRMLSSRTKPSERNQSEVEEETDEAPIDVKIEEEELAEELSFEEDEENLKMPLSPTSDPLHVPDDSQSSFVNLESSSTKATSRGGGDAQPQFGLESLPERMLKNCSVCSKQSTSTGGKRKRTRTVCKNCKKGVHPTCFGEHKC
- the LOC124364586 gene encoding sex determination protein fruitless-like isoform X1 → MIRLERNLGFWNVFVWFDMDQQFSLRWNNYVSQLTDAFGSLRYEEDLVDVTLSCEGGRLKAHKMLLSACSSYFRDIFKENPCQHPVIVFRNVKLRDLQAILDFVYKGEVNVLQEHLESFLGTAELLEIKGLTEGNGKEITLEEKEEECSGVTSKNGQRIVRERVQLDTRTASQLSPKRASARSKSPPVKKRRMLSSRTKPSERNQSEVEEETDEAPIDVKIEEEELAEELSFEEDEENLKMPLSPTSDPLHVPDDSQSSFVNLESSSTKATSISLKMGNKKNKSSAEDAKKERTRERELANAKNRRYKANLSEEKLEKKRQRDRERYHRLKQEKKIKLVGEMTEKEKKQNRKVWRKRKAALRKKNKEDEELLRNTPPNSDTEDLAFTERFSSKAS
- the LOC124364586 gene encoding longitudinals lacking protein, isoforms H/M/V-like isoform X9, with the translated sequence MIRLERNLGFWNVFVWFDMDQQFSLRWNNYVSQLTDAFGSLRYEEDLVDVTLSCEGGRLKAHKMLLSACSSYFRDIFKENPCQHPVIVFRNVKLRDLQAILDFVYKGEVNVLQEHLESFLGTAELLEIKGLTEGNGKEITLEEKEEECSGVTSKNGQRIVRERVQLDTRTASQLSPKRASARSKSPPVKKRRMLSSRTKPSERNQSEVEEETDEAPIDVKIEEEELAEELSFEEDEENLKMPLSPTSDPLHVPDDSQSSFVNLESSSTKATSKQLAEVSVPRLMATIPSGQVFVGLCIQRLSEGGSVVCVVKGLSSGVLDLSSMFTITN
- the LOC124364586 gene encoding protein tramtrack, beta isoform-like isoform X5, whose translation is MIRLERNLGFWNVFVWFDMDQQFSLRWNNYVSQLTDAFGSLRYEEDLVDVTLSCEGGRLKAHKMLLSACSSYFRDIFKENPCQHPVIVFRNVKLRDLQAILDFVYKGEVNVLQEHLESFLGTAELLEIKGLTEGNGKEITLEEKEEECSGVTSKNGQRIVRERVQLDTRTASQLSPKRASARSKSPPVKKRRMLSSRTKPSERNQSEVEEETDEAPIDVKIEEEELAEELSFEEDEENLKMPLSPTSDPLHVPDDSQSSFVNLESSSTKATSKKNQPTARDGNSDDPWFAYQFGIEKLPGRKERTCCVCSKYGAKRRRSRTACIRCKKGLHGICFVKHICKNQ
- the LOC124364586 gene encoding sex determination protein fruitless-like isoform X3 gives rise to the protein MDQQFSLRWNNYVSQLTDAFGSLRYEEDLVDVTLSCEGGRLKAHKMLLSACSSYFRDIFKENPCQHPVIVFRNVKLRDLQAILDFVYKGEVNVLQEHLESFLGTAELLEIKGLTEGNGKEITLEEKEEECSGVTSKNGQRIVRERVQLDTRTASQLSPKRASARSKSPPVKKRRMLSSRTKPSERNQSEVEEETDEAPIDVKIEEEELAEELSFEEDEENLKMPLSPTSDPLHVPDDSQSSFVNLESSSTKATSISLKMGNKKNKSSAEDAKKERTRERELANAKNRRYKANLSEEKLEKKRQRDRERYHRLKQEKKIKLVGEMTEKEKKQNRKVWRKRKAALRKKNKEDEELLRNTPPNSDTEDLAFTERFSSKAS